In one Takifugu flavidus isolate HTHZ2018 chromosome 9, ASM371156v2, whole genome shotgun sequence genomic region, the following are encoded:
- the gabra6a gene encoding gamma-aminobutyric acid receptor subunit alpha-6a gives MAALTSPLLVFICWSLLFLFSLSDVSGNEKTTSDNITRILDRLLDGYDNRLRPGSGGGVTEVKTDIFVTSFGPVSDVEMEYTMDMFFRQMWVDERLKFEGPTEILRLNNRMVDKIWTPDTFFRNSKKSISHNMTTPNKLFRIMKNGTVFYTMRLTITADCPMRLMDFPMDGHSCPLRFGSYAYTSSEIMFTWRKGPVASVDCPKESISLLQYDLVGQTLSSQIFRSNTGHYSVQVVHFHLQRKLGYYLIQTYIPLIMVVVLSQVSFWINKESVPARTVAGITTVLTMTTLSISARQSLPKVAYATAMDWFIAVCFAFVASALIEFAAVNYFATLQAHRLKKQRARQDRLEVLAASSDDGDTVSMDSSALEGLKRRNHSVSRSEPGDTPPLPIFLQQGSAFPPVPQLAGTSPIDKYARILFPMTFALFNLAYWYIYLSKETMEEARDAELPN, from the exons ATGGCTGCGCTGACCTCACCTTTACttgtgtttatctgctggagccTTTTGTTCCTCTTCAGTCTCAGTGACGTGAGTGGAAATGAGAAAACTACCTCAGACAACATCACTCGCATTTTGGACCGGCTTCTCGATGGGTATGACAACAGACTGCGACCTGGATCTGGAG GTGGTGTCACAGAGGTGAAAACAGACATCTTCGTCACCAGCTTTGGACCCGTTTCAGACGTTGAGATG GAGTACACCATGGACATGTTCTTCCGTCAGATGTGGGTTGACGAGAGGCTCAAATTCGAAGGCCCCACCGAAATCCTGCGGCTGAACAACCGCATGGTGGACAAGATCTGGACACCGGACACGTTCTTCCGGAACTCAAAGAAGTCCATCTCCCATAACATGACCACACCCAACAAGCTGTTCCGAATCATGAAAAACGGGACTGTCTTCTACACCATGAG ACTGACCATCACTGCAGATTGCCCAATGAGGCTGATGGACTTCCCCATGGACGGCCACTCGTGTCCCCTCAGGTTCGGCAGCT ATGCCTACACGAGCAGTGAGATCATGTTTACATGGAGGAAGGGGCCCGTAGCGTCTGTGGACTGTCCGAAAGAGTCGATAAGCCTCCTACAGTACGATCTGGTCGGGCAAACGCTGTCCAGTCAAATCTTCCGAtcaaacacag GTCACTACTCTGTGCAGGTGGTCCActtccacctgcagaggaagctCGGCTACTACCTCATCCAGACCTACATCCCTCTCATCATGGTTGTGGTGCTGTCACAGGTCTCCTTCTGGATCAACAAGGAGTCTGTTCCTGCCCGCACTGTCGCAG GCATCACCACAGTGCTGACCATGACCACCCTGAGCATCAGCGCCCGGCAGTCCCTTCCCAAGGTGGCCTACGCCACAGCCATGGACTGGTTCATCGCCGTGTGTTTTGCGTTCGTGGCGTCGGCCCTGATCGAGTTTGCAGCTGTGAACTACTTTGCCACCCTCCAAGCCCACCGTCTGAAAAAGCAGAGGGCGAGGCAGGACAGGCTGGAGGTGCTGGCCGCCAGCAGCGACGATGGCGACACGGTTTCG ATGGACAGCAGTGCTCTGGAAGGCCTAAAGAGGAGGAACCACTCCGTGTCTCGCAGTGAACCAGGAGATACTCCGCCGTTGCCTATTTTCCTCCAGCAGGGCTCAGCGTTTCCTCCGGTCCCGCAGCTGGCCGGCACCAGCCCTATCGACAAATACGCCCGCATTCTCTTCCCaatgacctttgccctcttCAACCTGGCCTACTGGTACATTTACCTGTCTAAGGAGACCATGGAGGAAGCCAG GGACGCGGAGCTTCCAAactga
- the nudcd2 gene encoding nudC domain-containing protein 2, with protein MSVHFEERSGVVPCKTPWGSWYQTMEEVFIEVDVPHGTSAKDVKCRLGSKDIELCVKGKEIIKGKLYDKTVSDEATWTLEDSCLIRIILMKTNREAGNCWTSLLEGEYCANAWVQNQMQKKLTLERFQRENPGFDFSGAEISGNYAGGGPDFSSLSD; from the exons ATGTCGGTGCACTTTGAGGAGAGGAGCGGCGTTGTCCCCTGCAAGACGCCCTGGGGATCCTGGTACCAGACCATGGAGGAGGTTTTTATCGAAGTCGATGTGCCTCACGGAACGTCCGCCAAAGATGTCAAGTGCCGCCTGGGATCCAAAGATATTGAGCTGTGTGTTAAAGGAAAGGAAATAATCAAG GGAAAGTTGTATGACAAAACTGTATCCGACGAGGCAACATGGACACTAG AGGACAGTTGTTTGATTCGGATAATTCTGatgaagacaaacagagagGCAGGTAACTGCTGGACGTCCTTGCTGGAAGGGGAGTACTGTGCAAATGCCTGGGTCCAAAACCAGATGCAGAAAAAGCTGACGCTGGAGAGGTTTCAACGAGAG AATCCTGGATTTGACTTCAGCGGTGCCGAGATTTCTGGGAATTATGCTGGGGGCGGTCCGGATTTCTCCAGCTTGAGTGATTAA
- the ccng1 gene encoding cyclin-G1, which translates to MIDTVTEPRAQPFAVQVKTLMDLEARYQPKLSGLRLIETSQDNGLRMTTRLRELEVKDLLSLTRFFGFSSDTFSLAISLLDRFLSVMKIQPKHLSCVGLCCFYIAVKSSEEEKNVPLANDLIRISQNRFTVSDMMRMEKIIMEKLYWKVKAPTALRFLHLLHSHIQEQLSSESQKIISLERLEAQLKACHCSFVFSKLKPSLLAMALLCYEAKEQHDPEDGDKVEEILESLQKQLNIRDGDLVCVRELVGKCLAEYATSKCSRPNSRRLRWIISGRTARHLKHSYYKITHLPTIPESAY; encoded by the exons ATGATTGACACGGTGACAGAACCGAGAGCACAGCCCTTTGCTGTGCAGGTGAAGACCCTGATGGATTTGGAGGCCAGGTATCAACCGAAGCTTAGTGGCTTGAGGCTTATAGAGACCTCCCAGGACAACGGCCTCAGGATGACCACCAGACTCAGGGAACTGGAGGTGAAGGACCTGCTCTCTCTGACCAGGTTCTTTGGTTTCTCATCGGACACCTTCTCACTGGCCATCAGCCTGTTGGATCGATTCCTCTCTGTGATGAAG atTCAACCAAAGCACTTGTCCTGTGTGGGTCTGTGCTGCTTCTACATCGCAGTTAAGTCTtctgaagaggagaagaacgTGCCTCTGGCCAACGACTTGATCCGCATCAGTCAGAATCGCTTTACAGTGTCTGACATGATGAGGATGGAAAAGATCATCATGGAGAAGCTCTACTGGAAGGTGAAAGCTCCCACGGCCCTCCGCTTCCTTCACCTTTTGCACAGCCAcatccaggagcagctgagctcTGAGAG CCAGAAGATCATAAGCCTGGAGAGACTGGAGGCCCAGCTGAAAGCCTGTCACTGCTCATTTGTCTTCTCCAAACTAAAA CCATCTCTACTCGCCATGGCTCTGTTGTGCTATGAGGCCAAGGAACAACACGACCCTGAAGACGGTGACAAAGTTGAAGAGATTCTGGAAAgtctgcagaagcagctgaat ATTAGAGATGGTGACCTGGTTTGTGTGCGGGAGCTGGTTGGGAAATGCCTGGCTGAATATGCCACCTCCAAGTGCTCCAGGCCAAACAGCCGCAGGCTTCGCTGGATTATTTCAGGAAGAACTGCACGTCACCTGAAGCACAGCTACTACAAAATCACTCACCTTCCCACCATACCTGAGTCGGCTTATTAA
- the LOC130530844 gene encoding septin-8-A-like isoform X1, with product MAASQVDASANEEKRTIELNGHVGFDSLPDQLVSKSVAQGFSFNILCVGETGVGKSTLMNTLFNTTFENEEASHYGNKVHLHPQTYELQESNVNLKLTIVHTVGFGDQINREESFKPILEYIDTQFEKYLEEELKIKRSLFSCHDTRIHACLYFIAPSGHSLKSLDLVTMKKLDSKVNIIPVIAKADTVNRSELDKLKIKIMSELVSNGVQIYQFPTEDEAVAEINSSMNTHLPFAVVGSVENVKVGNKLVKARLYPWGSVQVENENHCDFVKLREMLVRVNMEDLREQTHARHYELYRRCKLEEMGFKDTDPDSKSFSLQETYEAKRKEFLTDLQRKEEEMRQMFVNKVKEAEAELKEKEKELHERFEQLKRMHQEEKKTLEEKRRNLEEEMNAFNRRKVAAETLMGQAVQGGSQPFKKDKDKKNFFSLPSACSLTSGRNLN from the exons ATGGCGGCCAGCCAGGTGGATGCGTCCGCA AATGAAGAGAAGCGAACCATTGAGCTTAATGGCCACGTGGGCTTTGACAGCCTTCCCGACCAGTTAGTCAGCAAGTCAGTTGCTCAGGGATTCAGCTTCAATATCCTCTGTGTAG GGGAGACTGGTGTCGGCAAGTCGACATTAATGAACACCCTGTTTAACACCACATTTGAAAATGAGGAGGCGAGCCACTATGGGAATAAGGTCCATCTCCACCCGCAGACAtatgagctgcaggagagcaacGTCAACCTCAAGCTGACCATCGTGCATACTGTAGGGTTTGGAGATCAGATCAACAGAGAGGAAAG ctTTAAGCCCATTCTTGAATACATCGATACCCAGTTTGAAAAGTACCTTGAAGAAGAGCTTAAGATAAAACGCTCCTTATTCAGTTGCCATGACACCAGAATCCACGCCTGCTTGTATTTCATTGCCCCGAGTGGACATTCCCTGAAGTCCCTCGATCTTGTCACGATGAAGAAACTGGACAGCAAG GTGAACATCATCCCCGTCATTGCGAAGGCGGACACTGTGAACAGGAGCGAACTGGACAAGCTGAAGATCAAGATCATGAGCGAGCTGGTCAGTAACGGCGTGCAGATTTATCAGTTCCCCACAGAGGATGAAGCTGTGGCAGAGATCAACTCCTCCATGAAT ACTCATCTCCCCTTTGCTGTTGTCGGAAGTGTTGAAAATGTCAAAGTGGGAAATAAATTGGTGAAAGCACGGCTCTACCCCTGGGGTTCAGTACAAG TGGAGAACGAAAACCACTGTGATTTTGTGAAGCTGCGGGAGATGTTAGTCCGCGTGAACATGGAGGATCTCCGAGAGCAAACCCACGCTCGACACTATGAGCTTTACCGCCGCTgcaagctggaggagatgggCTTCAAGGACACCGACCCAGACAGCAAGTCGTTTAG CCTCCAGGAAACATATGAAGCCAAGAGGAAGGAGTTCCTCACCGATCTGCAGcgcaaagaggaggaaatgagacaGATGTTTGTCAACAAAGTGAAGGAGGCCGAAgctgagctgaaggagaaggaaaaggag CTCCATGAGCGGTTTGAGCAGCTCAAGCGGATGCaccaggaggaaaagaagaccctggaggagaaaaggcgTAACCTGGAAGAAGAGATGAACGCTTTCAACAGAAGAAAGGTGGCAGCTGAGACGCTGATGGGGCAGGCTGTCCAAGGTGGTTCACAGCCATTCAAGAAGGACAAGGACAAGAAGAA CTTCTTTAGTCTTCCTTCTGCGTGCTCCTTAACGTCAGGAAGAAATTTGAATTAG
- the LOC130530844 gene encoding septin-8-A-like isoform X2 — translation MAASQVDASANEEKRTIELNGHVGFDSLPDQLVSKSVAQGFSFNILCVGETGVGKSTLMNTLFNTTFENEEASHYGNKVHLHPQTYELQESNVNLKLTIVHTVGFGDQINREESFKPILEYIDTQFEKYLEEELKIKRSLFSCHDTRIHACLYFIAPSGHSLKSLDLVTMKKLDSKVNIIPVIAKADTVNRSELDKLKIKIMSELVSNGVQIYQFPTEDEAVAEINSSMNTHLPFAVVGSVENVKVGNKLVKARLYPWGSVQVENENHCDFVKLREMLVRVNMEDLREQTHARHYELYRRCKLEEMGFKDTDPDSKSFSLQETYEAKRKEFLTDLQRKEEEMRQMFVNKVKEAEAELKEKEKELHERFEQLKRMHQEEKKTLEEKRRNLEEEMNAFNRRKVAAETLMGQAVQGGSQPFKKDKDKKN, via the exons ATGGCGGCCAGCCAGGTGGATGCGTCCGCA AATGAAGAGAAGCGAACCATTGAGCTTAATGGCCACGTGGGCTTTGACAGCCTTCCCGACCAGTTAGTCAGCAAGTCAGTTGCTCAGGGATTCAGCTTCAATATCCTCTGTGTAG GGGAGACTGGTGTCGGCAAGTCGACATTAATGAACACCCTGTTTAACACCACATTTGAAAATGAGGAGGCGAGCCACTATGGGAATAAGGTCCATCTCCACCCGCAGACAtatgagctgcaggagagcaacGTCAACCTCAAGCTGACCATCGTGCATACTGTAGGGTTTGGAGATCAGATCAACAGAGAGGAAAG ctTTAAGCCCATTCTTGAATACATCGATACCCAGTTTGAAAAGTACCTTGAAGAAGAGCTTAAGATAAAACGCTCCTTATTCAGTTGCCATGACACCAGAATCCACGCCTGCTTGTATTTCATTGCCCCGAGTGGACATTCCCTGAAGTCCCTCGATCTTGTCACGATGAAGAAACTGGACAGCAAG GTGAACATCATCCCCGTCATTGCGAAGGCGGACACTGTGAACAGGAGCGAACTGGACAAGCTGAAGATCAAGATCATGAGCGAGCTGGTCAGTAACGGCGTGCAGATTTATCAGTTCCCCACAGAGGATGAAGCTGTGGCAGAGATCAACTCCTCCATGAAT ACTCATCTCCCCTTTGCTGTTGTCGGAAGTGTTGAAAATGTCAAAGTGGGAAATAAATTGGTGAAAGCACGGCTCTACCCCTGGGGTTCAGTACAAG TGGAGAACGAAAACCACTGTGATTTTGTGAAGCTGCGGGAGATGTTAGTCCGCGTGAACATGGAGGATCTCCGAGAGCAAACCCACGCTCGACACTATGAGCTTTACCGCCGCTgcaagctggaggagatgggCTTCAAGGACACCGACCCAGACAGCAAGTCGTTTAG CCTCCAGGAAACATATGAAGCCAAGAGGAAGGAGTTCCTCACCGATCTGCAGcgcaaagaggaggaaatgagacaGATGTTTGTCAACAAAGTGAAGGAGGCCGAAgctgagctgaaggagaaggaaaaggag CTCCATGAGCGGTTTGAGCAGCTCAAGCGGATGCaccaggaggaaaagaagaccctggaggagaaaaggcgTAACCTGGAAGAAGAGATGAACGCTTTCAACAGAAGAAAGGTGGCAGCTGAGACGCTGATGGGGCAGGCTGTCCAAGGTGGTTCACAGCCATTCAAGAAGGACAAGGACAAGAAGAA TTGA